Sequence from the Armatimonadia bacterium genome:
GCGCCATTCCTGCGAGCTGCAAGGTCTCGCCGAAGGGTGGCCAGCAACTGGTCGAGGCAGCGGTCGCAACAGTCCGGAACATGTTTGCGGGCTAGGTGGCTCGGATCGTGGTGACGGTCCGGCTGCCCGCGGACATCTGAGAGTACGCGAGCTCCAGGGCCCCGACAAGGGTTCTGGGGCTCGTTCTATGCCAGAGCCCTTGACAGGGGAACGAGCCAGTGCTATATGTAATTCACATAGTATGTCAATCACATAGAGTGTAGCCATGCGCCGAGGATGCTGCCCGAGACATCAGAACATGCAAGGCCCGTGCTCCTGTGGACTGGGACGGATGTCCCGCCTGGTGGAGCCCGTCATCCTGAGCCTGCTATCTCGTGACCAGGCCCGCTACGGCTACGAGATCATGGAGCAGGCGAACCGCGAGGCGCTCACCGACTCTGAGATCGATGCCGCCGTGGTGTACCGCACGCTGCGAACCCTTGAGGACGCGGGCTGTGTGCAGTCCGAGTGGCAGCCGGGCGACGGCGGACCGCACCGCCGGATGTACCAGATCACACAGGTGGGGCGCGAGCACCTGGAGGACTGGCTGAGTGTGCTGGCCCGGCATGGCGAGCGGCTCAGCCAGTTCGTGCAGCAGCACCGGACTGAGTAAGGCAGGAGCAGGTGCAGGCCTGCTCCGTTTTCGGCTATCGTATATGTAAATCACATACAGCGGAGGTTCACGAGATGAAAGCGGCAATCGCTTGCGATGGAACACGAGTTTCCCAGCACTTCGGGCGATGCGAGAAGTACCTCGTCGCCGAGCTTGACGGCACAGATACACGCAGCGTGCAGTGGCTGGCGAACGCCGGACACGAACACGGAGTGCTGCCCGAAGTCATCCGGCGCGAGGGCGTGCAGGTAGTAGTGGCAGGAGGCGCGGGGCCACGAGCCCAGCAGCTCCTGGCTGAGTATGGTGTTCAGATGATCCTGGGGGCCTCGGGCGATGCCCTGGAGGTCCTGCAGGCCCTGGCCCAGGGGACTCTGCAGCCCGGCGCGAGCTCCTGCGACCACAGCAAGTGCGATCACACCGGGTGCAATCATACCGGCTAAGCGTCCGGCCTGCGGCGCATGCGGCCAGACGCATCACTGACAAAGGACGAGGTGACCCGAATGCGAGGTTACGGCCGTCAAGTAGGGTTGCGAGGCCGGCGTGGCTCCTGTGCCGGCAGGCGTGGTGACTGGAGGGGTGGCATGGGAAGAGGGCCCGTTGCTGAGTGTGCCTGCCCGGCCTGCGGCGCGAGGATGCCGCGACAGCCGGGTGTCCCCTGCTACCAGCACAAGTGCCCCAGGTGCGGAGCGGCGATGGCACGGGCCGACCGGACCTGCCGCGCTCTGCAGCAGACCACCACTCCGCAACCGCAAGAGCCCCATGCCAGCAGCAGTACAGAAATCGAGGAGAAGTGAGCATGCCGGAAGACTGGTGTCCCCCGGAGTACAAGGCAAAGAAACAGGACGCACCACAAGATGATCATGCGGCGCAGGAGGAACGGATCCGTGAGCACGCGGCGAACATGTCGCACCAGATCCTGGTGCTGAGCGGCAAGGGAGGCGTCGGCAAGAGCACGGTGGCCACAAACCTGGCCTGGTCGCTCGCAGCCCGTGGCCTCCGCACCGGTCTTCTGGACGCCGATATCAATGGCCCCACGGTCCCGCTGATGATGGGACTGCAGGGCCAGATCGGGAAGGGATCGCTGGGACTGACACCCATGCCGGTGCTCGAGAACCTGCTGGTCATGTCCATCAGCTTCTTCCTCGATAGCCCCGACACGCCGACAATCTGGCGCGGACCTCTCAAGGGCGGGATCATCCGGCAGTTCATCGCCGACATGGATTGGGGCCCGCTGGACTACCTCGTTATCGACCTGCCGCCAGGCACCGGCGACGAGCCCCTGACGGTGGCCCAGACCTTCCCGGCGGCCGACGGAGGCCTGATCGTGACCACGCCCCAGGAGGCCAGTCTGTCGGTGTGCCGCAAGGCGGTCAACTTCCTGAAGGCCGTGAAGCTGCCCTGCCTCGGCGTCATCGAGAACATGAGCGGCTTCCTCTGCCCGCACTGTGGCGAGAGGACCGATATCTTCTCCACCGGCGGCGGAGAGACGATGGCGCAGCAGATGGGCGTGCCCTTCCTTGGCAGCCTCCCGCTCGCACCGGAAGTCGTTGCTCTCGGTGACGAGGGCCAACCCATCATCGGGGCCCAGGCCTCGGCGGGACTGCGGGAAGCCTTCGATGAGGTGGTCGGCAACCTGCTGGCCGTCCAGACGCACTAACCCCCGACCACACCGCAGAGCAGGCGAGCCCCAGGGCCCCGACGAGGGTTCTGGGGCTCGCTTTGTCTTTGGTTGACAGGAGCCGATTCGTATATTATATATTCTGCGTTAGCCACAACCGTTGCTGCTGCCGACAGGTGTTCAGGAGGGCTCTGAGCGACATGAAGATAACCGACGTCAAAGCCATACCGGTCAAGGGCCGCCACTGGCCACGCTTCCCGATGATCTTCATCGAGGTGTATACCGACGAGGGCCTCGTCGGCACCGGCGAAGCGCTGACCTTCCAGGCGACCGGCGTGATCCAGTCCATCGAGAGCCTTGGCGAGTGGATTCGCGGCGAGGACCCTCTGCGCATCGAGCGCATCTGGGAGCGCTGCTTCCGCCGTGGCGCGAACCTCCCTGCGCTGAGCGGGATCGAGACCGCGCTGTGGGACATCGCCGGACAGGCCGCCGGGATGCCGATCTACCAACTCCTCGGCGGTGCGTGTCAGGACCGCATCCGGGTCTACGCCGACGGGTTCTTCCGTGGTGCCGATCCGACGCCGGAGGCCTACAAGGAGAAGGCTGCTGCTGCCGTCGCGCAGGGCCTCACGGCGCTGAAGCTGGACGTGGACGACTTCATGGGGCGCCTCAGCGGAGAGGCGAAGCCCGGTGAGGAGCGCCCGCTGATCCGCTGCCACGGCACGAACCTGGGACGCGGCATCCGCAACAAGGAACTGGAAGAGGTACAGTCGAGTGTGGCGGCAATCCGTGAGCACCTCGGCCCCGATGTAGACCTGGCGCTGGATTGCCACTGGGCCTTCGATGTGCCCTCGGCGCTGCGACTTGGCCGTGCCCTGGAGCCCTACAACCTGCTATGGCTGGAGGATCCGATCCCCTCGGGCAACGCTGCCGCCCTGGCCAAGCTGTCCGAGCAGTTGGCCGTGCCGATCTGCGTCGGCGAGGCCTCCAAGACCCGCTACGAGTTCCGTGAGATCTTCGAGCGCCAGGCAGCGGACATCATCATGCCTGACGTCGTCTGCGCCGGCGGTGTCCTGGAGATGAAGAAGATCGCCGCCCTCGCCGACACCTACTACATCCCGATGGCCCCGCACGACATGGTTGGCCCGGTGGCAACGGCGGCCAGTGTGCAGGTGTGTGCGTGCATCCCCAACTTCCTGATCCTCGAGCACCAGATGAACGACGTGCCCTGGCGCAACGACCTGGTGGATGAAGCGCCGGTCGTGCGCGACGGACACATCGACGTACCGACTCGCCCCGGTCTGGGGCTTCGCCTGAATCACGACGCCCTTGCTGCATACCGCGCTGAGTGACACGGAGAGGAGATTCGCATGAACCCCGAACTGGTTCCGCTGCTGGTTAACGGTCAGGACGTTACCACTGGCCGCACCTTCGTGGTCGATGATCCGGCCACCGAGGAGCAAATCGCCCAGGTGGCTGCCGCTGACAAAGAGACGACCCTTGCCGCGCTCGAGGCCGCCAAGAAGGCCTTCCCGGCCTGGTCGAAGACCACTCTCGCCGAGCGCAAGGCAATCGCGCTGCGTTACGTCGATTTGCTCGAGCGCGACCGCGAGCACCTGACGGACCTGCTCGTGGCTGAGACGGGCAAGCCTCGCGACGCTGCGGGCTACGACGTGACCATTCTGGTCAACTCGGTTCGCTTCTTCCAGGAGGAGGTCGAGCGGATCCGTCAGGAGGTCATCCCCGACCCGACCGGACGGTTCCATCACTACGTCCTGCGTCAGGCGCTGGGGGTCGTCGTCGGGTTCCTGGCGTGGAACTACCCTCTGCTGAACCTGGGCTACAAGCTCGGTCCGATCCTGGCCACGGGCTGCACCTCGGTCATCAAGCCCTCGCGGCATACTCCGCTGGCGACCCTTGCCTCAGCCCGGTTGCTGTCTGAGGCCGGTGTTCCTGACGGTGTGGTCAACGTCATCGCCTGCGACGACCGCGAGACCACCAGGGTCCTGCTGCAAAGCGACATCCCGGCGCTGGTGACGATGATCGGCTCGACCGCTGCCGGCCTGGAGGTCATGCGCACCGCCTCCACCAGCATCAAGCGCTACTCGCTGGAGCTGGGCGGCAATGCCCCGGCCATCGTCTACCCCGATGCCGACCTGCAGGACGCCGTGAACCGCATCGTCGATCTCAAATTCAGCAACGCCGGGCAAGTCTGCGTGGCGCCGAACCGGGCTCTCGTGCATGCCGAGGTGCTGGAGGACTTCCTGCGCCTGGCCGCCGAGCGCGTCGGGAAGTTCAACCTCGGCAGCGGCGTCGGCCCCCTGCCGATGATGGGGCCGATGATCACCGCCGACGCTCGCGACCGGATGCTGGAGCTGGTGCAAGAGTCCGTAGCCGACGGCGCGAAGGTGGTCTGCGGAGGTAGCAGGCCCGAGCAGCCGGCACGCGGGTACTTCATGCAGCCGACGGTCCTGCGCGACGTGCGCCCTGAGATGCGGATTGCTCGCGAGGAGATCTTCGGGCCGATCCTGCCGGTAATCCGCTTCACCGAGGACGAAGAGGCGCTGGCGATGGGCAATGACACCAACTATGGCCTCGCGGCCTATGTCTTCACCACGAACCTGAGTCGCGCGCTGCACGCGGTGGAGACTCTCCAGGCGGGTAGCGTGTGCGTGAATGAGCCGCACAACGGCGTGCACCTTCCGCACGGCGGTCAGAAGCAGAGCGGCCTGGGTTGCGACCGCTCGCACTACAGCCTCGAAGAGTACATGACCCTGAAGCGCGTAACCATCCGCAAGTAGCCTGAGGGCGAGGTCGCTGTGAGCAGTCCGAGAAGCGTCGAGCCAATCCCGCAGACCCAGCTTCTGCAGTCCGTGGCGCTGGAGCACATCCGCGACGCCATCCTGGAGGGCCGACTGGCGCCTGGGACGCCGCTGCGGATTGGTGCCCTGGCTCAGGAGCTTGGGGTGAGTCCGATCCCGGTCCGCGAGGCGCTGCAGGTCCTGGCGACCGAGGGACTCGCAGTGCACCTCCCCCGGCGCGGGATGGTCGTGAGCTCGCTCACCGCCGAGGACATCAACGACACTTACGAGGTGCGGGAGGCGCTGGAGGGTTTCGCGGTCCGCTGCGCTGCCGGAAGGATGAGCCCGGAGGGACTCGCCGAATTGCAGGCGATGCTGGGGCAGATGGAGGAGGCGACCGAGCGGGTCGACCATGAGGCCCTGCTGCGACTGGATCGCGCCTTCCACACCCGTCTGTGCGAGGCCTATCCGAACCGTCGCGCCTGGACCTTCCTGCGGCAGCTCTGGGACTACACCTACCGGATTCGCCGGTTCTACCCGCGCTCGGAGGGACGGCTGCGAGTCACGATGGTAGAGCACCGGGCGATCCTGGCGGCCTTTGAAGCAGGTGACGGCGAAGGCTGCGAGCGACTCATACGTGCCCATCTGGATGGTGCGCGTCAGGATCTGCTGGAGCGTCTTGGCGACGAAGGCGAGGCAGAAGCAACCTGAGTTCCGCAACAGCCCTGTTGCCGTCCGCGTATGCCTCACGGAGGAAGCGAAGAAGCCTGCCTTGCGGCAGGCTTCTTCTGTGACTGGTGGCAGGTGGACCGGACACCGTGCCTGCTACCCGAATCGCTTGAAGGCCTGCGGTCGGCGAGTAGCGAAAGGACCGCCACCAAGGAGGCGACCCATGGAACCCTTCACCCAGACCTTGCGCCGGCTCCTCGACGAGACACCTGTTCTTGACCCGCATTGTCACCTGCGTGCCAGTCGTCCCCAGGCCGACACCCTCGCCGACCTCGTGCTGTATCACCATGTGTGGGTGGAGCTTGTCTCTGCCGGAATGCCCGTCGAGGCCACCAGCCGCGCCGGGCTGCCCCACGAAGTCGCCGACCCGGACATGCCGCCGATGGACCGTCTTCGGGCTGCACTTCCCTGGCTCTCCCACCTGCGCAATACAACGCTGGGCTACCTGCTGCGGACTCTGCTCGAGGACTTGTACGGCGTCCCCGGCGGGCAGTTGACGGAGGACAACCTTGAGGAGGTAGCTGCGCAGGTCGCGGAGGCGAGTGCCTGTGAAGGCCGTGCCGTCGAAGTCCTTCGCGATCGTTGCGGCATCCGAAAGGCGCTGACCGTAGAAGCCTCAGGACGCCCGCCGATCGGTGAAGTGATCGGCCTGGGACGCGAGGGTGTCCCGACGAACCTCCTCAGCGGCAAGCAGACGCCCCGGCAAGTCCTGGAGGGTATGGCGCGGACGCTGGGCTCTGAGTTGCGGACCGGTGAGGACTACGCCGCCGCAATGAGGCAGCTCGGGGCCCTTCGCGGCAAGAGCAGTTTGCGCTTTGTCGGTGTGTGGGTGCTGCCCTCGATGACACTCCGGCAGCCGCAGCCCGGCGAGATCGAGGGTATCCTCGATCGCGCTCGGGAGGACCGTCCCATCTCGCCGGAGGAAGCGGGCCTGCTCTGCGGCTTTGGTCTGACGCACTTCCTGCTCGGTATGCGCGAGGGTCATCTGCGCACGATCCAGCTCATCGTCGGGGCGGAAGTCCTGCCCCCACACCGGTCGATCACCCAGTGGAGTCCGGAGCTGCCCGGCGGTCTGGCAAGACTGGCCGGAGCCTTCGAGGACTTCCAGTTCAACTGCTCGACCGCCAGCGACCTCTTCACGCAGGACCTGGGCATCCTCGCCAAACACCTCCCGAACGTCAGCGTCGCCGGTTACTGGTGGCACGTACTGTACCCGCACTATATCCGCAAGAGCCTCGAGACGCGGCTGGACATGGTGCCGGCCAACAAGATCGTCGGGTTCTTCTCCGACGCCTACCATGCGGAGTGGTGCTACCCGAAGCTGAAGCTGGTGAAGCAGATCCTTAGCGAGGTGCTGGTCGATCGCGTCGAGCGTGGGCTCCTCACCGAGGACATCGCTCTCTCGCTCGTGGCACCGCTGCTGCATGAGAACGCAGCGCGAATCTACGGGGTCGGATAGTCACAGCACCCGCGAAGGCGAAGTGCCTTGCGGCGGGAGCGAAATAGGTGGCCCAGGGAGGAGCCCGACCGGACGTCAGCGAACCAGTCGCAGGCCGCACCGAGGAGCGCAGAGCAATGGCCGCAGCACAAGCACCGCACACTTCACGAATCCGCAGCCGCCGACTGGCGCTGGTGGGAGCGATCGCCTTCCTGATGGCGCTGTCGAGATGCTGCCTCGCAGCGGAGGCACCGCAACTGAAGCCCTTCGCCCTGTGGCAACTGAAGAATCAGACGCACAGCCAGATGATGTCCTATGTGATCCGCAGCGAGTCGGGCAAGGTCATCGTCATCGACGGCGGCATGGCCGGTGACGCAAAGTACCTCTCCGCCTTCCTTGCGAAGCTGGGCGATCATGTCTCCGCGTGGTTCCTCACTCACCCGCACGACGATCACATGGACGCCCTGACCGCGATTCTCCCGAACCCCGGCAAGCTGCAGATCGACGCCCTCTACGCCTCCATGCCCAACCGGGAGTGGATGGCCCGCTACGGCTCGAAGACGGAGCTGCAGGCCTATGACCGAGCCTGCGCCGTGTTCGCCGAGACCGGGCGTGCGGTTACCGAGCTGCAGCTTGGACAGGAGATCGTCCTCGACGGGCTGCTCTTCGAGGTCCTTGGTGTCAAGAACCCCGAGATCACCGCGAACCCGGTCAACAACCAGAGTCTTCTGCTGAGGCTGTCCGGGGCCGGACGAACCGTGCTGTTCACCGGCGACCTGGGCGTCGAGGGCGGACGCAAGGCGATCACCGGGGCCTACGCGAGCAAGCTCCATGCCGACTATGTCCAGATGGCGCACCACGGGCAGAACGGCGTCAACGAGGCCTTCTATCAGCACGTCGGGGCAAGCCATTGCCTGTGGCCGACGCCGCTGTGGCTCTGGGACAACGACAAGGGCGCCGGGAAGGGCTCCGGGCCCTGGCGAACGCTGGAGGTCCGAGCCTGGATGGACAAGCCGCCGGCGAAGACGCACCATGTAGGCTGTAGGGATTCCGAGCTCATAGACTGAGGTTGCCAAATGGCTGAAGAGAGAAGCGCTAAGGAACCTGTGTCCACTCAACTGCCCGGCTATACGATCCCCGTCATCGACCTCGCCGAGGAGACTGAACGGCAGGTCGTCGTGGATCGCGAGCCGGGCCAGTATCTGGGCCACCCGACGACCGTCCTGCTGAAGGACGGGAAGACGATGCTGATCGTCTACCCGAAGGGCCATGCGCGGGGCGCCATCGTGCTGAAGAAGAGCACCGATGGTGGTCTCACCTGGTCGGAACGGCTGCCGGTGCCGGAGAACTGGGCCACCTCGAAGGAGATCCCTACCCTCTACCCGACCGTCGATGCGCAGGGCAGGCGGCGGATCCTCCTGTTCTCGAGCGAGTACCCAATCCGCAGGGCCGTCTCCGAGGACGACGGCGAGACGTGGTCGCCGCTCGAGCCCATCGGCGACTTCGGCGGAATCGCTGCGATGTGCGACTGTATCCGCCTCAAGGACGGCCGCTACATGGCGCTGTTTCATGATGACGGCCGGTTCCTGCGCAACGAGGGCACGGCCACGAAGTTCACCGTGTTCAAGACCCTCTCCGAGGACGGGGGCATGACCTGGAGTGAGCCCTTCGTCATCGCCGAGCACCCGCAGGCGTGGCTTTGTGAGCCGGGTGCGGTGAGGTCGCCGGACGGTCGCCAGATCGCCGTGCTACTGCGCGACGAGAGCCGCAAGTTCAACTCCTTCATCATCTTCAGCGACGACGAGGGTGAGACCTGGACTGCGCCGCGTGAGGTGCCGTCATCACTCACCGGCGACCGCCATCAGGCCATGTACGCGCCCGACGGTCGCCTGTTCCTCAGCTTCCGCGACAAGGCTCGTGAGAGCCCAACCTATCACGACTGGGTGGGCTGGATCGGCACCTACGAGGACCTCGTCGAGGGTCGTGAGGGGCAGTACCGCGTGCGCTTCCTGCACAATACCAAGGGCCAGGACTGCGCCTACCCGGCGGTCGAGTTGCTGCCCGACGGTACCTTCGTGGTCACCACCTATGGCCACTGGGTCGAGGGTGAGCAGCCCTTCATCGTAAGCGTCCGCTTCCGGATCGAGGAGATTGACGCGAAGGCACCCGGACGCTAACAGAGCCGCCAGCCCCTCGGCCCAGGCCACAAGAATCAGCAAAGGGCGACCCGCTACAGAAGACGGGTCGCCCTTTCTGGGTTTGCGGCAGGGGGTTCGCTACTCCGGGTAGTCGACCTTCATGACCACGTCGAGGACCGAGTACACGCCGCTGCGCAGCTTCGCGGACTTCCAGAGTGCCTCGCCGACCTGCGGGCTGTTCGACGCGCCGAACTGGAAGGTGTTGCGGCCGGCGGCGATCGGTACCGTGAACTTGCCGGGCGCGTCGAGCACCGTCTTGCCGTCGACCTGAAGGCTCATGTCCTGGCCCTTCAGAACCAGTCGGTAGGTGTGGAAGTCATCCGTGGTGTTCATCTCGTACTTCTGCTTGGTGCTGTACCAGGAGATCTCGCCGGGGGTGAGGATCACGCGGTCACCGGCGACGCCGTTGCTGAAGATGATGCTGTTGATGCCCGAGATCACCTTCGCCTGAACCTCGGCCACAGTCTCCCGAGCGGGATCGGCGTTCCACGGGTAGACGAAGTAGAGGTACTCCCCGCTATCCACGCCACGGTCAGCGACGAGCAAGGCTCCGTCCTTCGCCTCGGCGACGCGGTTCTTGCCGAGCGTCTCCGCGCTCCAGGGCGAGGCCGGTATCTTGTCTCCCTGCCAGGTGACATCCCACAGGTACTTCTCGGTCGGGACGGCCGTCGCCTTGAGCGTAACCTCGTTGTGACCGGGCTTGAAGATCGTTGCGGGCACCGGGTACTCCCACCAGGCGTCCTTGCGGGTCGGGGCAGAAAGGTCGGTACCGTTGACGGAAGCCTCCGGCCCGGTCGGTGCGGTCGTCATCACGCAGAGATGGACGGTCGCGCCTTCGCCTTCCTTGCCGAGCTCAATCGGCACGGTGATTGGCTTGTCCTGGCTGAGCGCCCAGGGGTTGTCCGGTGTGAGGATGGGGACGTTTTGGAAGCGCTCCCCGTCCTTGAGGTACATGCTTGGCCGGTAGTTGCGGACGGTAACGAAGTAGGTCTTGTCCATCGAGGCCAAGGCCTTCGGGTCACCGATCTCCGAGAGCATCGGCGCCTTCGGGTTGAAGAAGTTGAACAGGTAGATGCCGTCGGCGCCGGCCTGCCAGACCTCGGCGGCACGAGCCCGGTAGGTCTGCTGCGAGCCCCGGTTGTAGACCGGCGTCTTGGCCCGGACGCGCGACTCACTCAGCGAGGGGTAGACCGGGACGCCGTACTTGTGCCCCAGGTTGATCAGGTACTCCCAGGGGTTGAGCTGGTAGTAGCAGGTGCCGCTCAGCAGGTCCACATACCCCTCCTGCAGCCAGCGCTCGATATCCAGGCCCACTGCCCGCGCGTAGTCGACCGAGTCCGGCACGCGCACCGCAATCAAGATCGGACGGCCGCGCTTGCGGCCCTGCTCATCGGCCATGACTCGGACGCGGCGCACGAGGTCGGTCATCATGTCCAGTTCCGCCTGGCTCGCGGTACCGCCATAGGCGACGGACTTGAAGTAGCTGCAGTGGCGCAGGAAGTCGAGCTCAACCCCGTCGACGTCGTAGTTGGTGCAGATCTCCTCCAGGTAGCGGAAGGCCAGGTCGCGGATCTCCGGGTGCGTGTAGTCCACGCCGCTCCAGGGGCCGAACTGGGACTTGTTGTCGTAGCTGCCGATGAGCCACTCCGGGTGCTGGTACTTCAGCGGCGGGAAGAGCGGGTATGGGTTGTCCGGTGAGTGCGCAGCGTCGTGGGTGTCGTTCATGCGCATCGAACAGAAGATTTCGATCTTATGCTGCTTGCCGAAGTCCACGACCATCTTGAGCGCATCCGTGCCGAGGTTGATCAGGTCGCGCGTAGCGTTGCGCCCATCGAGGACCTGTCGGTCCAGGACGGTGCCCACTTTGGTGTTGTAGGTGAAGTTGCTGAAGCCGGAGCTGATCGGGCAGTAGAAGATCGTATCAACCTGCGAGCCGACCAGCGGCGAGGTCCTCTGCAGGAGCGCGTTCTCCACCGTGAGCGGCAGGTCCTTGGGGTAGTAGAGCACATCGCAGCCATCGTTGTTGAGGATGATGCGGCGCTGACGATGCGCCAGTTCCTTCCGCTGCTGCACGAAGGCGTCCTGCGACCAGGCTTCGGTCATGACGGTCACCACCATTAGCGCAAGTATCGCGAGACGGTTTCCCATGGGAGGCACCTCGTAAGGTTGTGCAACTCACCGGTTGTGGCTGAGAGCGGCTCGGGTCGTGAGTCCCCTTCAGAAGCCTCGCTTCGCCGTCTGCCCGCGTCCTCCTCCTCGCTGGTGACAGACGGCTCACGCCCTGGGAAGGTCGGAGTTGATGTGGGAGGAACAGAACCAGGTTTCCGGCACGAGCAACACAAGGAGAGAAACTGAGATGAGACTGAAGCAAGTGGTCATCGGCGGGCCGCGCGAGGATCAGCAGTGGCGCGGGATTCCCAGCATCGAGCGCAGTCCGGGCGGAAGGCTCTTCGTGTCCTGGTTCTCCGGCGGCAAGATCGAGCCCGAGGAAACCAACCGTGTCTATCTCCAGACCAGCGACGACGATGGCCAGAGCTTCTCCGAGCCGATCGTGAGGTGCGACCCGGAGGGCAAGACCCGCGCCTTCGATCCGTGCCTGTGGTTCGACCCGCGCGGACGCCTCTGGTATATCTACAATGTCGGCAACCGCGAGGAAAACCAGCACGGGGTCTGGGCGCAGTGCTGCAGCGAACCGGACGCCCCGCAACTCCAGTGGTCTGAGCCGAAGCGTCTTGGGTTCGACGTGCCCTTCAGCTTCCGCAGCAACAAACCGACCGTGCTCAGCACCGGCGAGTGGCTGCTCCCCGTCACCTGGGCCGAGGACACCCGGGGCGACTGGTTCGCCGGCGACCGCCAGCTTCAGGGCTGCGCGATCTCCGAGGACGAAGGCGAGACCTGGACGCTGCACGGCGCGGTGAAGGCCCCCTCCTGGGCGCTGGAGTGCATGTTCATGGAGCTGCACAAGGGCGACGTCCGTATGTACACCCGCTGCGGCGGCGGAGTCATCGACGAGAGCCTGTCGAGGGATCGGGGTCGCACCTGGAGCGAAGCCCGCCCGACGACCATCACGAATCCCGGCTCGCGGTTCTTCGTGCGCCTCCTCGCGAGTGGGCGCTGGCTGCTGATCAACAGCCCCGACCCGAAGGCCCGCACCGGAATGGTCGCCATGCTCTCCGAGGATGAAGGCCGGACCTGGAGCGCACCGCTGATGCTCGATGAGCGCACCAACATCAGCTACCCCGACGCTTGCCAGACCGCCGAGGGTCTGATCTATGCCGTACACGATCGCGAACGCCAGGGGGCAATGGAGGTCCTGCTGTCGGTCTTCTCCGAGCAGGACATCGTGCCCGGACTTCCTTAGGCCTCACTCAGCAGGAGCCTGCCATGCAGCCCAGATGGCACATCGCGTTCTGCAACGTGACCGTGACCGAGTATGCCGGGGTGCCCTACCGGGACTACTACGGTTCGCCTGCGGTGATGCTCGAGGCACAACTGACGGCGCAGGAGGTCGCCCAAGAGCGCTGGGGAGTCGGGCAGTTCCTGCGTCCGCACGTGGATTCGCCCTCCTGCACCTTCGCCTCCTACCTGGGCGCGCCGGTCATCGAGCCCGAGGAAGACGAGGTCCCGTATCTCGACGCCGCCCGACCGCTGCTGACGGAGGTGGCGCAGATCGACCGGCTTCGTGCAGGCGACCCTCGCCGCGACGGTTGGATGGCGCGGCGCTGGAAGGCCTGGCAGTACTATACCGCCCGCGGCTACAAGGTCGGTCTGGGCGGCTATGACGGTGG
This genomic interval carries:
- a CDS encoding sialidase family protein, which produces MRLKQVVIGGPREDQQWRGIPSIERSPGGRLFVSWFSGGKIEPEETNRVYLQTSDDDGQSFSEPIVRCDPEGKTRAFDPCLWFDPRGRLWYIYNVGNREENQHGVWAQCCSEPDAPQLQWSEPKRLGFDVPFSFRSNKPTVLSTGEWLLPVTWAEDTRGDWFAGDRQLQGCAISEDEGETWTLHGAVKAPSWALECMFMELHKGDVRMYTRCGGGVIDESLSRDRGRTWSEARPTTITNPGSRFFVRLLASGRWLLINSPDPKARTGMVAMLSEDEGRTWSAPLMLDERTNISYPDACQTAEGLIYAVHDRERQGAMEVLLSVFSEQDIVPGLP